A part of Populus alba chromosome 8, ASM523922v2, whole genome shotgun sequence genomic DNA contains:
- the LOC118039958 gene encoding uncharacterized protein isoform X1 — translation MAVLVQYSYYYSLLYNSCRRTTRPFSPFKLSSPTRLDLSSSYNTPISHSSRSFKLPRNRCHKVVVSEEESTVGSASAAIDTDVFRLTYLEGNSWLWEVGGANILVDPILVGNLDFGIPWLYDAAKKVLKNFQLSDLPQVDCLLITQSLDDHCHLKTLKPLSESSPNLRVIATPNAKPLLDPLFSNPSDSFQVIYLEPGESSEFDARNGSKVGVKATAGPVLGPPWQRPENGYLINSPRGQLTLYYEPHCVYNKDFLEKEHADIVITPVIKQLLPKFTLVSGQEDAVKLAKLLCAKFIVPMKNGDLDGKGFLASIIQSEGTVESFKELLAKELPDTQALEPTPGVPLEISAP, via the exons ATGGCTGTTCTTGTTCAATACAGTTATTATTATTCTCTTCTCTATAATTCTTGTAGAAGAACAACCAGACCCTTTTCTCCTTTTAAGCTATCCTCACCCACCCGTCTTGATCTATCCTCATCTTACAATACTCCAATCAGCCACAGTTCAAGATCATTCAAGTTACCTAGAAACAGGTGTCATAAGGTTGTTGTCTCTGAAGAAGAGAGCACTGTTGGGTCCGCTTCTGCTGCCATTGACACTGATGTGTTTAGGCTCACTTACTTAGAG gggAATAGCTGGTTGTGGGAGGTAGGCGGGGCTAATATTTTGGTTGACCCAATCTTGGTGGGTAACTTAGATTTTGGAATTCCCTGGCTTTATGATGCTGCCAAGAAGGTCCTTAAGAATTTCCAG CTTAGTGATCTTCCTCAAGTGGATTGCCTGTTGATCACTCAAAGCCTCGATGACCATTGCCACTTAAAGACCCTAAAGCCACTTTCTGAATCATCTCCAAATCTCAGAGTCATTGCAACTCCAAATGCTAAGCCTTTGCTGGATCCCCTTTTTAGTAAT CCCTCAGATTCCTTTCAGGTCATTTATCTAGAACCTGGTGAGAGTTCTGAATTTGATGCCAGAAATGGCTCTAAAGTTGGAGTTAAAGCAACAGCAGGGCCAGTTCTAGGTCCTCCTTGGCAGCGCCCTGAGAATGG ATACCTTATCAATTCTCCACGAGGTCAATTAACACTCTACTATGAGCCTCACTGTGTATATAACAAGGATTTTCTTGAGAAGGAGCATGCTGACATTGTTATCACACCAGTCATCAAACAGCTTCTGCCTAAATTTACTTTGGTTTCAGGACAAGAAGATGCAGTTAAACTTGCGAAGTTGCTGTGTGCCAA GTTTATTGTACCAATGAAAAATGGAGACCTCGATGGCAAAGGGTTTCTTGCCAGTATCATTCAGTCAGAGGGAACCGTAGAATCATTCAAG GAGCTTTTAGCGAAGGAATTACCAGATACTCAGGCACTTGAGCCTACCCCTGGTGTGCCGCTGGAAATTTCAGCACCTTGA
- the LOC118039958 gene encoding uncharacterized protein isoform X2, whose protein sequence is MAVLVQYSYYYSLLYNSCRRTTRPFSPFKLSSPTRLDLSSSYNTPISHSSRSFKLPRNRCHKVVVSEEESTVGSASAAIDTDVFRLTYLEGNSWLWEVGGANILVDPILVGNLDFGIPWLYDAAKKVLKNFQLSDLPQVDCLLITQSLDDHCHLKTLKPLSESSPNLRVIATPNAKPLLDPLFSNVIYLEPGESSEFDARNGSKVGVKATAGPVLGPPWQRPENGYLINSPRGQLTLYYEPHCVYNKDFLEKEHADIVITPVIKQLLPKFTLVSGQEDAVKLAKLLCAKFIVPMKNGDLDGKGFLASIIQSEGTVESFKELLAKELPDTQALEPTPGVPLEISAP, encoded by the exons ATGGCTGTTCTTGTTCAATACAGTTATTATTATTCTCTTCTCTATAATTCTTGTAGAAGAACAACCAGACCCTTTTCTCCTTTTAAGCTATCCTCACCCACCCGTCTTGATCTATCCTCATCTTACAATACTCCAATCAGCCACAGTTCAAGATCATTCAAGTTACCTAGAAACAGGTGTCATAAGGTTGTTGTCTCTGAAGAAGAGAGCACTGTTGGGTCCGCTTCTGCTGCCATTGACACTGATGTGTTTAGGCTCACTTACTTAGAG gggAATAGCTGGTTGTGGGAGGTAGGCGGGGCTAATATTTTGGTTGACCCAATCTTGGTGGGTAACTTAGATTTTGGAATTCCCTGGCTTTATGATGCTGCCAAGAAGGTCCTTAAGAATTTCCAG CTTAGTGATCTTCCTCAAGTGGATTGCCTGTTGATCACTCAAAGCCTCGATGACCATTGCCACTTAAAGACCCTAAAGCCACTTTCTGAATCATCTCCAAATCTCAGAGTCATTGCAACTCCAAATGCTAAGCCTTTGCTGGATCCCCTTTTTAGTAAT GTCATTTATCTAGAACCTGGTGAGAGTTCTGAATTTGATGCCAGAAATGGCTCTAAAGTTGGAGTTAAAGCAACAGCAGGGCCAGTTCTAGGTCCTCCTTGGCAGCGCCCTGAGAATGG ATACCTTATCAATTCTCCACGAGGTCAATTAACACTCTACTATGAGCCTCACTGTGTATATAACAAGGATTTTCTTGAGAAGGAGCATGCTGACATTGTTATCACACCAGTCATCAAACAGCTTCTGCCTAAATTTACTTTGGTTTCAGGACAAGAAGATGCAGTTAAACTTGCGAAGTTGCTGTGTGCCAA GTTTATTGTACCAATGAAAAATGGAGACCTCGATGGCAAAGGGTTTCTTGCCAGTATCATTCAGTCAGAGGGAACCGTAGAATCATTCAAG GAGCTTTTAGCGAAGGAATTACCAGATACTCAGGCACTTGAGCCTACCCCTGGTGTGCCGCTGGAAATTTCAGCACCTTGA
- the LOC118039957 gene encoding mediator of RNA polymerase II transcription subunit 25 isoform X2 translates to MADKQLIVAVEGTAAMGPFWSIIVSDYLEKIIRCYCGNETSGQKPPTSSAELSLVTFNSHGSYSACLVQRCGWTRDVDIFLQWLSAIPFAGGGFNDAAIAEGLSEALMMFPIAPNGNQTQPNIDGQRNCILIAASNPHPLPTPVYRPQIQNLEQSENIDAQNESRLSDAETVAKSFPQCSVSLSVICPKQLPKLRSIYNAGKRNSRAADPPVDNIKNPHFLVLISENFMEARAALSRPGATSLPSNQTPVKVDIASVTSVTGPPPASIPSVNGSITNRPPISVGNLPTATVKVEPSTITSMANGSAFPHITSVPRPSSQGVPSMQTSSPSTTTQDMATNSENAQDLKPNVSVTTQSARSAPPAAANVNILNNLSQARQVMNSAALSGGTSIGLPSISQTSVAMHMSSMISSGMTSSVPAAQTVFSSGQPGVSSITGSGNLTGTTQITPNSGLGSFTSATSNMPGNSNLGGISQPMGNLHAGVSISQSAMSGLGANPNTMSGSGAQMVQSGMGANPNTMSGLGASGVSSGSNTMIPTPGMSQQVQSGMQPLGANNNSAANLPLSQQTAGGLQPAQSKYVKVWEGYRSASASETLAANWPPTMQIVRLISQDHMNNKQYVGKADFLVFRAMNQHGFLGQLQEKKLCAVIQLPSQTLLLSVSDKACRLIGMLFPGDMVVFKPQISSQQQQMQQQHHQQMQQQQHPQLQQLQHQQQLPQLQQQQQLSQLQQQQQLSQLQQQQPQQQLSQLQQQQPQQLPQLQQQQLSQLQQQQLPQMQQQQQQQQMQQQQQQMQQQQQQLQQQQHLQQQQQQLQQMQQQQQQQMVGTGMGQTYVQGPGRSQLVSQGQVSSQGQANMSGGGFMSQ, encoded by the exons ATGGCGGACAAACAGCTGATCGTGGCCGTTGAAGGCACGGCCGCCATGGGCCCTTTCTGGTCGATCATCGTTTCTGATTATCTTGAAAAGATTATCAG GTGTTATTGTGGTAATGAAACGTCAGGGCAA AAGCCCCCTACTTCCAGTGCTGAGCTCTCTCTTGTCACATTTAATTCTCATGGATCATATTCTG CTTGCCTGGTACAACGTTGTGGCTGGACAAGAGATGTTGACATCTTCTTACAGTGGCTATCAGCCATTCCTTTTGCTGGTGGCGGTTTCAATGATGCTGCAATTGCAGAAGGGCTTTCTGAAGCTCTAATG ATGTTCCCTATTGCTCCAAATGGAAACCAAACTCAACCAAATATAGATGGGCAAAGAAATTGTATTCTTATTGCTGCAAGTAACCCTCACCCGTTGCCCACTCCAGTCTATCGTCCACAAATACAAAATTTGGAGCAGTCTGAAAACATCGATGCACAGAATGAAAGTCGTCTATCTGATGCAGAGACAGTTGCTAAATCATTTCCTCAG TGCTCGGTTTCTCTTTCAGTCATCTGTCCAAAACAGCTTCCAAAACTTAGATCAATCTACAATGCA GGGAAGCGCAACAGCCGAGCAGCAGATCCACCTGTTGACAACATAAAAAATCCTCATTTTCTTGTGCTGATCTCAGAGAACTTTATGGAGGCTCGTGCTGCATTAAGTCGTCCTGGAGCTACAAGTTTGCCTTCTAATCAAACACCTGTTAAAGTGGATATTGCTTCAGTTACTTCAGTAACTGGGCCACCTCCAGCCTCAATTCCTTCAG TGAATGGATCTATCACAAATCGGCCGCCAATTTCAGTTGGAAATCTTCCAACTGCAACTGTGAAAGTC GAACCAAGTACAATAACTTCCATGGCAAATGGATCTGCTTTTCCCCATATTACTTCTGTTCCACGCCcttcatctcaaggagttccaagCATGCAGACTTCATCACCATCTACGACTACTCAAGACATGGCAACAAACAGTGAAAATGCACAGGACTTGAAACCTAATGTCAGTGTGACGACACAGTCTGCACGTTCTGCGCCTCCTGCTGCAGCTAACGTGAACATTCTGAACAATCTTTCTCAAGCAAGGCAAGTGATGAACTCTGCAGCCCTAAGTGGAGGAACTTCAATCGGTCTCCCATCAATAAGTCAAACTTCTGTGGCTATGCATATGTCAAGTATGATTTCAAGTGGAATGACGTCTTCCGTGCCTGCTGCTCAAACTGTATTTTCATCTGGGCAACCAGGTGTTTCTTCAATAACAGGTTCAGGGAATCTTACTGGGACAACACAAATCACACCAAACTCTGGTCTGGGCTCATTCACTTCCGCAACCTCTAACATGCCTGGAAACTCAAACCTTGGGGGGATTTCACAACCAATGGGTAATCTTCACGCAGGTGTTAGCATCAGCCAATCAGCAATGAGTGGTCTGGGTGCAAACCCAAACACAATGAGTGGTTCAGGAGCACAAATGGTACAAAGTGGAATGGGTGCAAACCCCAACACAATGAGTGGTCTGGGTGCTTCAGGTGTCTCTTCTGGTTCGAACACAATGATTCCTACACCAGGAATGTCTCAACAAGTACAATCTGGGATGCAGCCTCTTGGTGCAAACAATAACTCAGCAGCTAATTTGCCACTGTCACAACAGACAGCAGGGGGCTTGCAACCAGCTCAATCGAAATATGTCAAAGTTTGGGAG GGTTATAGAAGTGCTTCAGCCTCTGAGAC GCTTGCAGCAAACTGGCCGCCAACAATGCAAATAGTTCGGCTTATATCTCAGGATCACATGAATAACAA GCAATATGTTGGAAAGGCTGATTTTCTAGTATTTCGGGCTATGAATCAGCATGGATTTCTTGGACAACTCCAAGAGAAGAAGCTT TGTGCAGTAATTCAGTTACCATCTCAGACATTGCTACTCTCTGTTTCTGACAAAGCTTGCCGCTTGATAGGGATGCTTTTTCCTGGG GATATGGTTGTGTTTAAGCCACAAATATCCAGTCAGCAGCAACAAATGCAACAGCAGCATCACCAACAgatgcaacaacaacaacatccaCAACTACAGCAGCTTCAACATCAGCAGCAGCTTCCACAACTACAACAGCAGCAACAGCTCTCACAgctacagcagcagcagcagctctcACAGCTTCAACAGCAGCAGCCACAGCAGCAGCTCTCACAGCTTCAACAGCAGCAGCCACAGCAGCTACCTCaattgcagcagcagcagctttcACAGCTTCAACAGCAGCAGCTTCCACaaatgcagcagcagcagcagcagcagcaaatgcaacagcagcagcagcaaatgcagcagcagcagcagcaattgcagcagcagcagcacttgcagcagcagcagcagcagcttcagcaaatgcagcagcagcagcagcagcaaatgGTTGGAACAGGAATGGGTCAAACTTATGTTCAAGGTCCAGGTCGTTCACAATTAGTTTCTCAAGGACAAGTTTCTTCACAAGGGCAAGCAAACATGTCTGGAGGAGGCTTTATGAGTCAATAA
- the LOC118039957 gene encoding mediator of RNA polymerase II transcription subunit 25 isoform X1, with amino-acid sequence MADKQLIVAVEGTAAMGPFWSIIVSDYLEKIIRCYCGNETSGQKPPTSSAELSLVTFNSHGSYSACLVQRCGWTRDVDIFLQWLSAIPFAGGGFNDAAIAEGLSEALMMFPIAPNGNQTQPNIDGQRNCILIAASNPHPLPTPVYRPQIQNLEQSENIDAQNESRLSDAETVAKSFPQCSVSLSVICPKQLPKLRSIYNAGKRNSRAADPPVDNIKNPHFLVLISENFMEARAALSRPGATSLPSNQTPVKVDIASVTSVTGPPPASIPSVNGSITNRPPISVGNLPTATVKVEPSTITSMANGSAFPHITSVPRPSSQGVPSMQTSSPSTTTQDMATNSENAQDLKPNVSVTTQSARSAPPAAANVNILNNLSQARQVMNSAALSGGTSIGLPSISQTSVAMHMSSMISSGMTSSVPAAQTVFSSGQPGVSSITGSGNLTGTTQITPNSGLGSFTSATSNMPGNSNLGGISQPMGNLHAGVSISQSAMSGLGANPNTMSGSGAQMVQSGMGANPNTMSGLGASGVSSGSNTMIPTPGMSQQVQSGMQPLGANNNSAANLPLSQQTAGGLQPAQSKYVKVWEGNLSGQRQGQPVFITRLEGYRSASASETLAANWPPTMQIVRLISQDHMNNKQYVGKADFLVFRAMNQHGFLGQLQEKKLCAVIQLPSQTLLLSVSDKACRLIGMLFPGDMVVFKPQISSQQQQMQQQHHQQMQQQQHPQLQQLQHQQQLPQLQQQQQLSQLQQQQQLSQLQQQQPQQQLSQLQQQQPQQLPQLQQQQLSQLQQQQLPQMQQQQQQQQMQQQQQQMQQQQQQLQQQQHLQQQQQQLQQMQQQQQQQMVGTGMGQTYVQGPGRSQLVSQGQVSSQGQANMSGGGFMSQ; translated from the exons ATGGCGGACAAACAGCTGATCGTGGCCGTTGAAGGCACGGCCGCCATGGGCCCTTTCTGGTCGATCATCGTTTCTGATTATCTTGAAAAGATTATCAG GTGTTATTGTGGTAATGAAACGTCAGGGCAA AAGCCCCCTACTTCCAGTGCTGAGCTCTCTCTTGTCACATTTAATTCTCATGGATCATATTCTG CTTGCCTGGTACAACGTTGTGGCTGGACAAGAGATGTTGACATCTTCTTACAGTGGCTATCAGCCATTCCTTTTGCTGGTGGCGGTTTCAATGATGCTGCAATTGCAGAAGGGCTTTCTGAAGCTCTAATG ATGTTCCCTATTGCTCCAAATGGAAACCAAACTCAACCAAATATAGATGGGCAAAGAAATTGTATTCTTATTGCTGCAAGTAACCCTCACCCGTTGCCCACTCCAGTCTATCGTCCACAAATACAAAATTTGGAGCAGTCTGAAAACATCGATGCACAGAATGAAAGTCGTCTATCTGATGCAGAGACAGTTGCTAAATCATTTCCTCAG TGCTCGGTTTCTCTTTCAGTCATCTGTCCAAAACAGCTTCCAAAACTTAGATCAATCTACAATGCA GGGAAGCGCAACAGCCGAGCAGCAGATCCACCTGTTGACAACATAAAAAATCCTCATTTTCTTGTGCTGATCTCAGAGAACTTTATGGAGGCTCGTGCTGCATTAAGTCGTCCTGGAGCTACAAGTTTGCCTTCTAATCAAACACCTGTTAAAGTGGATATTGCTTCAGTTACTTCAGTAACTGGGCCACCTCCAGCCTCAATTCCTTCAG TGAATGGATCTATCACAAATCGGCCGCCAATTTCAGTTGGAAATCTTCCAACTGCAACTGTGAAAGTC GAACCAAGTACAATAACTTCCATGGCAAATGGATCTGCTTTTCCCCATATTACTTCTGTTCCACGCCcttcatctcaaggagttccaagCATGCAGACTTCATCACCATCTACGACTACTCAAGACATGGCAACAAACAGTGAAAATGCACAGGACTTGAAACCTAATGTCAGTGTGACGACACAGTCTGCACGTTCTGCGCCTCCTGCTGCAGCTAACGTGAACATTCTGAACAATCTTTCTCAAGCAAGGCAAGTGATGAACTCTGCAGCCCTAAGTGGAGGAACTTCAATCGGTCTCCCATCAATAAGTCAAACTTCTGTGGCTATGCATATGTCAAGTATGATTTCAAGTGGAATGACGTCTTCCGTGCCTGCTGCTCAAACTGTATTTTCATCTGGGCAACCAGGTGTTTCTTCAATAACAGGTTCAGGGAATCTTACTGGGACAACACAAATCACACCAAACTCTGGTCTGGGCTCATTCACTTCCGCAACCTCTAACATGCCTGGAAACTCAAACCTTGGGGGGATTTCACAACCAATGGGTAATCTTCACGCAGGTGTTAGCATCAGCCAATCAGCAATGAGTGGTCTGGGTGCAAACCCAAACACAATGAGTGGTTCAGGAGCACAAATGGTACAAAGTGGAATGGGTGCAAACCCCAACACAATGAGTGGTCTGGGTGCTTCAGGTGTCTCTTCTGGTTCGAACACAATGATTCCTACACCAGGAATGTCTCAACAAGTACAATCTGGGATGCAGCCTCTTGGTGCAAACAATAACTCAGCAGCTAATTTGCCACTGTCACAACAGACAGCAGGGGGCTTGCAACCAGCTCAATCGAAATATGTCAAAGTTTGGGAG GGAAACTTGTCCGGGCAACGGCAAGGGCAGCCTGTCTTTATCACTAGACTAGAA GGTTATAGAAGTGCTTCAGCCTCTGAGAC GCTTGCAGCAAACTGGCCGCCAACAATGCAAATAGTTCGGCTTATATCTCAGGATCACATGAATAACAA GCAATATGTTGGAAAGGCTGATTTTCTAGTATTTCGGGCTATGAATCAGCATGGATTTCTTGGACAACTCCAAGAGAAGAAGCTT TGTGCAGTAATTCAGTTACCATCTCAGACATTGCTACTCTCTGTTTCTGACAAAGCTTGCCGCTTGATAGGGATGCTTTTTCCTGGG GATATGGTTGTGTTTAAGCCACAAATATCCAGTCAGCAGCAACAAATGCAACAGCAGCATCACCAACAgatgcaacaacaacaacatccaCAACTACAGCAGCTTCAACATCAGCAGCAGCTTCCACAACTACAACAGCAGCAACAGCTCTCACAgctacagcagcagcagcagctctcACAGCTTCAACAGCAGCAGCCACAGCAGCAGCTCTCACAGCTTCAACAGCAGCAGCCACAGCAGCTACCTCaattgcagcagcagcagctttcACAGCTTCAACAGCAGCAGCTTCCACaaatgcagcagcagcagcagcagcagcaaatgcaacagcagcagcagcaaatgcagcagcagcagcagcaattgcagcagcagcagcacttgcagcagcagcagcagcagcttcagcaaatgcagcagcagcagcagcagcaaatgGTTGGAACAGGAATGGGTCAAACTTATGTTCAAGGTCCAGGTCGTTCACAATTAGTTTCTCAAGGACAAGTTTCTTCACAAGGGCAAGCAAACATGTCTGGAGGAGGCTTTATGAGTCAATAA
- the LOC118039956 gene encoding ATP-dependent Clp protease adapter protein CLPS1, chloroplastic, with translation METAICGRIALSPNHVFNPKPGDKNSVCRGPCANRGILMAISTTCSGKGGGLLEKPVIERTTPGRESEFDLRKSKKMAPPYRVMLHNDNYNKREYVVQVLMKVIPGMTLDNAVNIMQEAHYNGLSVVIICAQADAEEHCMQLRGNGLLSSIEPASDGC, from the exons ATGGAGACTGCAATTTGTGGGAGAATAGCTCTCTCACCTAATCACGTCTTTAACCCTAAACCCG GAGACAAGAACTCTGTTTGTAGAGGACCATGTGCCAACCGTGGGATTCTCATGGCTATATCAACAACATGCTCAGGCAAAGGAGGAGGGTTATTGGAGAAGCCGGTTATCGAGAGAACCACTCCTGGTCGCGAATCTGAGTTTGATTTGAG gaaatcaaagaaaatggcACCACCGTATCGAGTGATGTTGCACAATGACAACTACAATAAACGTGAATATGTTGTACAAGTTCTGATGAAAGTTATCCCCGGGATGACCCTTGACAATGCTGTTAATATAATGCAAGAAGCACACTACAATGGCCTGTCGGTGGTGATTATTTGCGCTCAGGCTGATGCTGAAGAGCACTGCATGCAGCTGAGAGGTAATGGACTTCTGAGTTCAATTGAACCTGCAAGTGATGGATGCTGA
- the LOC118039955 gene encoding GDT1-like protein 4, with amino-acid sequence MENMTSVAQGFTKSLAMTVLSEIGDKTFFAAAILAMRHPRRLVLSGCLSALIVMTILSASVGWAAPNLISPAWTHHISTILFFGFGLWSLWDGFNDKGEAEELAEVEAKLDADWKANTGTAKAGSKDSDELKKQRRTFLSQFFSPILLKAFSITFFGEWGDKSQIATIGLAADENPFGVVMGGIVGHALCTTAAVIGGKTLASQISEKIVALSGGALFIVFGIQSFLSTVE; translated from the exons ATGGAAAATATGACCTCAGTCGCTCAG GGATTCACTAAGTCGCTTGCGATGACAGTGCTATCGGAGATCGGCGATAAGACTTTTTTCGCTGCCgcg ATCTTGGCCATGCGTCACCCAAGAAGACTTGTTTTGTCAGGTTGCCTATCGGCTTTGATA GTTATGACTATCCTTTCTGCTTCTGTTGGCTGGGCTGCTCCAAATCTG ATCTCTCCTGCGTGGACTCATCACATatcaacaatattgttttttggatttgggCTCTGGTCCTTGTGGGATGGATTCAATGACAAAGG GGAGGCTGAAGAATTGGCAGAAGTTGAAGCAAAATTG GATGCTGATTGGAAAGCTAACACAGGAACGGCCAAAGCTGGTAGCAAG GACAGTGACGAATTGAAAAAGCAGAGGCGGACATTTCTTTCACAGTTCTTCTCACCTATACTCTTGAAA GCATTTTCCATTACATTCTTTGGTGAATGGGGTGACAAGAGCCAG ATAGCCACCATTGGCTTGGCTGCTGATGAGAACCCGTTTGGTGTTGTTATGGGTGGAATTGT AGGGCATGCACTGTGTACTACTGCCGCTGTCATTGGTGGAAAGACTTTGGCATCTCAAATATCCgagaaaata GTTGCGTTGTCAGGTGGagctctttttattgtttttggaaTCCAATCCTTCCTTTCAACAGTTGAGTAG
- the LOC118039954 gene encoding lysine histidine transporter-like 6, protein MVPTSPSKEDQSIGKWTEGDPARRAKWWYSTFHTVTAMIGAGVLSLPYAMAYLGWGPGITVLVLSWCMTLNTMWQMIQLHECVPGTRFDRYIDLGRHAFGQKLGPWIVLPQQLIVQVGCDIVYMVTGGKSLKKFMEMTCASCTPIRQSYWILIFGGIHFFLSQLPNFNSVAGVSLAAAVMSLSYSTIAWAGSLAHGQIDNVSYAYKNTSAADYMFRVFNALGEISFAFAGHAVVLEIQATIPSTTEKPSKIPMWKGALGAYFINAICYFPVALIGYWAFGQDVDDNVLMELRRPAWLIASANLMVVVHVIGSYQVYAMPVFDMLERMMMKRFSFPPGLALRLVTRSTYVAFTLFVGVTFPFFGDLLGFFGGFGFAPTSYFLPCIMWLIIKKPKRFSTKWFINWACIFVGVFIMMASTIGGFRNIVTDASSYRFYT, encoded by the exons ATGGTTCCAACTTCTCCTTCTAAG GAAGACCAGTCCATTGGCAAATGGACCGAAGGCGATCCCGCTCGCCGAGCCAAATGGTGGTACTCAACTTTCCACACCGTCACAGCCATGATCGGTGCAGGTGTTCTAAGTCTGCCCTATGCCATGGCTTACTTAGGCTG GGGTCCAGGGATAACGGTTCTGGTGTTGTCTTGGTGCATGACTCTGAACACAATGTGGCAAATGATCCAACTCCATGAATGTGTTCCTGGGACTCGGTTTGATCGCTACATCGACCTAGGTCGACATGCTTTCGGCCAGAAATTGGGACCATGGATTGTCCTACCTCAGCAGCTGATTGTTCAAGTTGGTTGTGATATCGTGTACATGGTTACAGGTGGAAAGAGTTTAAAGAAGTTCATGGAGATGACTTGCGCCTCTTGCACCCCAATAAGGCAGTCTTACTGGATTTTGATCTTCGGTGGCATCCATTTCTTCTTGTCTCAGCTTCCGAATTTCAATTCTGTTGCTGGCGTTTCCCTAGCTGCAGCAGTCATGTCACTCAG TTATTCAACCATAGCCTGGGCAGGTTCCTTGGCTCATGGCCAGATTGATAACGTGAGCTATGCTTACAAAAACACCAGCGCAGCTGACTACATGTTTCGTGTCTTCAATGCACTGGGAGAAATTTCTTTCGCGTTCGCTGGCCATGCAGTTGTTCTTGAGATTCAGGCTACAATCCCATCAACTACTGAGAAGCCTTCCAAAATCCCAATGTGGAAAGGTGCACTGGGTGCTTACTTTATCAATGCAATTTGCTATTTCCCCGTTGCCCTTATAGGGTATTGGGCATTTGGACAAGATGTTGATGATAATGTCCTTATGGAGCTGAGAAGACCCGCGTGGCTCATTGCCTCTGCTAATTTAATGGTGGTAGTTCATGTCATTGGTAGCTACCAG GTCTATGCTATGCCTGTTTTTGACATGCTAGagaggatgatgatgaaaagATTCAGTTTTCCACCAGGACTTGCACTCAGGCTCGTGACTCGCTCTACTTATGTTG CATTTACCCTTTTCGTTGGAGTCACCTTCCCATTCTTCGGAGATCTTCTTGGTTTCTTTGGCGGGTTTGGTTTTGCCCCCACTTCATACTTC CTCCCTTGCATAATGTGGCTAATAATCAAGAAACCTAAAAGATTCAGTACCAAATGGTTTATAAACTGG gccTGCATATTCGTTGGAGTGTTCATCATGATGGCATCCACCATTGGCGGGTTCCGGAATATCGTTACCGATGCCTCCTCGTATAGGTTCTACACATAA